In one Dama dama isolate Ldn47 chromosome 5, ASM3311817v1, whole genome shotgun sequence genomic region, the following are encoded:
- the CHD3 gene encoding chromodomain-helicase-DNA-binding protein 3 isoform X2 — MASPLRDEEEEEEEMVVSEEEDEEEEEGDEEEEEVEAADEDYEEDDDEGVLGRGPGHDRGRDRHSPPGCHLFPPPPPPPPLPPPPPPPPPDKDDIRLLPSALGVKKRKRGPKKQKENKPGKPRKRKKLDSEEEFGSERDEYREKSESGGSEYGTGPGRKRRRKHREKKEKKTKRRKKGEGEGGQKQVEQKSSATLLLTWGLEDVEHVFSEEDYHTLTNYKAFSQFMRPLIAKKNPKIPMSKMMTILGAKWREFSANNPFKGSAAAVAAAAAAAAAAVAEQVSAAVSSATPIATSGPPALPPPPAADIQPPPIRRAKTKEGKGPGHKRRSKSPRVPDGRKKLRGKKMAPLKIKLGLLGGKRKKGGSYVLQSDEGPEPEAEESDLDSGSVHSASGRPDGPIRTKKLKRGRPGRKKKKVLGCPAVPGEEEIDGYETDHQDYCEVCQQGGEIILCDTCPRAYHLVCLDPELDRAPEGKWSCPHCEKEGVQWEAKEEEEDYEEEGEEEGEKEEEDDHMEYCRVCKDGGELLCCDACISSYHIHCLNPPLPDIPNGEWLCPRCTCPVLKGRVQKILHWRWGEPPVAVPAAQQADGNPDAPPPRPLQGRSEREFFVKWVGLSYWHCSWAKELQLEIFHLVMYRNYQRKNDMDEPPPLDYGSGEDDGKSDKRKVKDPHYAEMEEKYYRFGIKPEWMTVHRIINHSMDKKGNYHYLVKWRDLPYDQSTWEEDEMNIPEYEDHKQSYWRHRELIMGEDPAQPRKYKKKKKELQGDGPPSSPTNDPTVKYETQPRFITATGGTLHMYQLEGLNWLRFSWAQGTDTILADEMGLGKTIQTIVFLYSLYKEGHTKGPFLVSAPLSTIINWEREFQMWAPKFYVVTYTGDKDSRAIIRENEFSFEDNAIKGGKKAFKMKREAQVKFHVLLTSYELITIDQAALGSIRWACLVVDEAHRLKNNQSKFFRVLNGYKIDHKLLLTGTPLQNNLEELFHLLNFLTPERFNNLEGFLEEFADISKEDQIKKLHDLLGPHMLRRLKADVFKNMPAKTELIVRVELSPMQKKYYKYILTRNFEALNSRGGGNQVSLLNIMMDLKKCCNHPYLFPVAAMESPKLPSGAYEGGALIKASGKLMLLQKMLRKLKEQGHRVLIFSQMTKMLDLLEDFLDYEGYKYERIDGGITGALRQEAIDRFNAPGAQQFCFLLSTRAGGLGINLATADTVIIFDSDWNPHNDIQAFSRAHRIGQANKVMIYRFVTRASVEERITQVAKRKMMLTHLVVRPGLGSKAGSMSKQELDDILKFGTEELFKDENEGENKEEDSSVIHYDNEAIARLLDRNQDATEDTDVQNMNEYLSSFKVAQYVVREEDKIEEIEREIIKQEENVDPDYWEKLLRHHYEQQQEDLARNLGKGKRVRKQVNYNDAAQEDQDNQSEYSVGSEEEDEDFDERPEGRRQSKRQLRNEKDKPLPPLLARVGGNIEVLGFNTRQRKAFLNAVMRWGMPPQDAFTTQWLVRDLRGKTEKEFKAYVSLFMRHLCEPGADGSETFADGVPREGLSRQQVLTRIGVMSLVKKKVQEFEHINGRWSMPELMPDPSADSKRSSRASSPTKTSPTTPEASAANSPCTSKPATPAPSEKGDGIRTPLEKDEAENQEEKPEKNSRIGEKMETEADTPSPAPSLGERLEPRKMPLEDEVPGVTGEMEPEPGYRGDREKSASESTPGERGEEKPMDGQEHRERPEGETGDLGKREDVKGDRELRPGPPRDEPRSNGRREEKAEKPRFMFNIADGGFTELHTLWQNEERAAISSGKLNEIWHRRHDYWLLAGIVLHGYARWQDIQNDAQFAIINEPFKTEANKGNFLEMKNKFLARRFKLLEQALVIEEQLRRAAYLNLSQEPAHPAMALHARFAEAECLAESHQHLSKESLAGNKPANAVLHKGKGRGGPARGRAHNAASEPAGGVAERHEGGRDPPASHAVPNTPHRSPPSDVRAQHPQPAGQQGHGASPHTGLPPGSVRYTSGVRGGLQRRTRRGPGRRRRQLQPDASRVLHHSRHQRPSSAGEEGEGNGGGTGGRRAGSEGAPNRGGDLYRRLTGSQACPSPRSRPRGRPPAQAPGPAANSPPSPPLGPPLG; from the exons ATAAGGATGACATTCGACTGCTGCCTTCAGCATTGGGTGTGAAGAAGAGAAAGCGAGGACCCAAGAAACAGAAGGAGAACAAGCCAGGAAAGCCCCGGAAACGCAAGAAGCTC GACAGCGAGGAGGAATTTGGCTCTGAGCGAGATGAGTATCGGGAGAAGTCAGAGAGTGGAGGCAGTGAATATGGAACCGGACCAGGTCGGAAACGGAGACGGAAGCAccgagaaaaaaaggagaagaagacaaAGCGGAGGAaaaaaggggagggagagggggggcAAAAG CAAGTGGAACAGAAGTCATCAGCAACCCTGCTTCTGACCTGGGGCCTGGAGGATGTGGAACATGTGTTCTCCGAGGAAGATTACCACACACTCACCAACTACAAAGCCTTCAGCCAATTCATGAG GCCCCTGATTGCTAAGAAGAATCCTAAGATCCCAATGTCTAAGATGATGACCATTCTCGGGGCCAAGTGGAGAGAGTTCAGCGCCAACAACCCCTTCAAGGGGTCGGCGGCTGCTGTggcagcggcggcagcagcagcagcggcagctgtAGCTGAGCAGGTGTCAGCCGCTGTCTCTTCAGCCACCCCCATAGCAACTTCCGGACCCCCCGCCCTTCCACCACCCCCTGCTGCTGATATCCAGCCCCCACCCATCCGAAGAGCCAAAACCAAAGAGGGCAAAG GTCCAGGCCACAAGCGGCGGAGTAAGAGCCCCCGAGTGCCCGACGGACGCAAGAAGCTTCGGGGAAAGAAGATGGCACCACTCAAAATCAAGCTAGGGCTGCTGGGTGGCAAGAGAAAGAAGGGCGGCTCG TATGTTTTGCAGAGTGACGAGGGCCCCGAACCGGAGGCCGAGGAGTCAGACCTGGACAGTGGCAGTGTCCACAGTGCCTCCGGCCGCCCCGACGGCCCCATCCGCACCAAGAAGCTAAAACGAGGCCGGCccggaaggaagaagaagaagg TTCTGGGCTGTCCTGCCGTGCCTGGGGAGGAGGAGATTGACGGCTACGAGACAGATCACCAGGATTACTGTGAGGTGTGCCAGCAGGGTGGGGAGATCATTCTGTGTGACACCTGCCCTCGTGCCTACCACCTCGTCTGCCTTGATCCTGAGCTTGACCGGGCTCCTGAGGGCAAGTGGAGCTGCCCTCACTGT gagaaggagGGAGTCCAGTGGGAggccaaggaggaggaggaagactatgaagaggagggggaggaggaaggggagaaggaggaagaggacgaCCACATGGAGTATTGCCGCGTGTGCAAGGACGGTGGGGAGCTGCTGTGCTGCGACGCCTGCATCTCCTCCTACCACATCCACTGTTTGAACCCCCCACTGCCCGACATCCCCAATGGCGAATGGCTCTGTCCCCGATGCACT TGTCCTGTGCTGAAAGGCCGTGTGCAGAAGATCCTGCACTGGCGGTGGGGGGAGCCACCCGTGGCCGTGCCAGCTGCCCAGCAGGCAGACGGGAATCCGGATGCCCCACCACCACGACCTCTTCAAGGCAGATCCGAGCGAGAGTTCTTTGTCAAGTGGGTGGGCCTGTCCTACTGGCACTGCTCCTGGGCCAAGGAGCTGCAG CTGGAAATCTTCCACTTGGTGATGTACCGAAACTACCAACGGAAGAATGACATGGATGAGCCCCCACCCCTGGACTATGGCTCTGGTGAGGACGATGGCAAGAGCGACAAGCGCAAGGTGAAGGACCCGCACTATGCTGAGATGGAGGAGAAGTACTATCGTTTTGGCATCAAGCCAGAGTGGATGACCGTCCACCGGATCATCAACCACAG TATGGATAAAAAGGGGAATTACCACTATCTAGTGAAATGGAGGGACTTGCCCTATGACCAGTCCACATGGGAGGAAGATGAAATGAACATCCCTGAATATGAAGACCACAAGCAGAGCTACTGGAGACACCG AGAACTAATTATGGGGGAGGACCCTGCCCAGCCCCGCAAgtataagaagaagaagaaggagctgCAGGGTGATGGGCCTCCCAGTTCTCCTACTAACGAT CCTACAGTGAAATATGAGACTCAGCCACGCTTCATCACAGCCACAGGAGGCACACTACACATGTATCAGCTGGAAGGACTGAACTGGCTCCGCTTCTCGTGGGCCCAGGGCACTGATACCATTCTGGCTGACGAAATGGGGCTGGGCAAGACCATACAGACCATCGTCTTCCTCTACTCACTCTATAAGGAG GGCCACACAAAGGGTCCCTTCCTGGTGAGTGCCCCACTCTCCACCATCATCAACTGGGAGCGGGAGTTCCAGATGTGGGCACCCAAGTTCTATGTGGTGACATACACGGGTGACAAGGACAGTCGAGCCATCATTCGTGAGAATGAGTTTTCCTTTGAGGACAATGCCATCAAAGGTGGCAAGAAAGCTTTTAAGATGAAG AGGGAGGCACAGGTGAAGTTCCATGTTCTCCTGACATCATATGAGTTGATCACCATTGATCAGGCAGCTCTCGGCTCCATCCGCTGGGCCTGTCTCGTGGTGGACGAGGCCCATCGGCTCAAGAACAACCAGTCCAAG TTTTTCAGGGTCCTCAATGGCTACAAGATAGATCATAAGTTGCTGCTGACAGGGACTCCATTGCAGAATAATCTGGAGGAGCTCTTCCATCTGCTGAACTTCCTTACCCCAGAGAGGTTTAA CAacctggagggcttcctggaggagtttGCTGACATATCCAAAGAAGACCAGATTAAGAAACTTCATGACTTGCTGGGGCCACACATGCTGCGGAGGCTTAAGGCAGATGTCTTTAAGAACATGCCAGCCAAGACAGAGCTCATCGTTCGCGTGGAGCTGAGCCCCATGCAGAA GAAATACTACAAGTATATCCTGACCCGAAATTTTGAGGCCTTGAATTCACGAGGTGGTGGGAACCAGGTGTCGCTGCTGAACATCATGATGGATCTTAAGAAGTGCTGCAACCATCCGTACCTCTTTCCTGTGGCTGCTATG GAGTCCCCCAAACTTCCCAGTGGGGCTTATGAGGGTGGGGCACTTATTAAGGCATCTGGGAAGCTCATGCTGCTGCAGAAGATGCTGCGAAAGCTGAAGGAGCAAGGACACAGAGTGCTCATCTTCTCGCAG aTGACCAAAATGTTAGACTTACTGGAGGACTTCTTAGACTACGAAGGCTACAAGTATGAGCGCATCGATGGCGGCATCACTGGTGCCCTGAGGCAGGAGGCCATTGACCGCTTCAATG CTCCTGGGGCCCAACAATTCTGTTTCCTCCTGTCCACCCGGGCCGGGGGCCTGGGCATTAATCTGGCCACTGCTGACACTGTCATCATCTTCGATTCAGACTGGAACCCCCATAATGATATCCAG GCCTTCAGCCGCGCTCATCGGATCGGCCAGGCCAACAAAGTGATGATTTACCGGTTTGTGACTCGTGCCTCCGTGGAAGAGCGAATCACACAGGTGGCCAAGAGAAAGATGATGCTGACACATCTGGTGGTGCGGCCCGGGCTGGGCTCCAAGGCGGGCTCCATGTCCAAGCAGGAGCTGGACGACATCCTCAAATTTGGTACCGAGGAGCTATTTAAGGATGAAAATGAGG GTGAGAACAAGGAGGAGGACAGCAGTGTGATTCACTACGACAATGAGGCCATTGCTCGGCTCTTGGACCGGAACCAGGATGCAACTGAGGACACTGATGTACAGAACATGAACGAGTATCTCAGCTCCTTCAAGGTGGCCCAGTATGTGGTGCGGGAAGAAGACAAG ATTGAGGAAATTGAACGAGAGATCATCAAGCAGGAAGAGAACGTTGACCCCGACTACTGGGAGAAGCTGCTGCGGCACCACTATGAGCAACAGCAGGAAGACCTGGCACGGAACCTCGGCAAGGGCAAGCGGGTCCGCAAGCAGGTCAACTACAATGACGCTGCTCAGGAGGACCAAG ATAACCAGTCAGAATACTCAGTGGGatcagaggaggaggatgaagactTTGATGAGCGTCCTGAAG GGCGTCGACAGTCAAAGAGGCAGCTTCGGAATGAAAAGGATAAGCCACTGCCTCCACTGCTGGCTCGAGTTGGGGGCAACATTGAG GTGCTGGGATTCAACACCCGTCAGCGGAAGGCCTTCCTCAACGCGGTGATGCGCTGGGGCATGCCCCCACAGGACGCCTTCACCACCCAGTGGCTGGTGCGGGACCTCAGGGGCAAAACTGAGAAAGAGTTCAA GGCTTATGTGTCTTTGTTCATGCGCCATCTCTGTGAGCCCGGGGCGGACGGCTCTGAAACCTTTGCTGACGGAGTCCCTCGGGAGGGGCTGAGTCGCCAGCAAGTGTTGACCCGCATTGGAGTCATGTCTCTTGTCAAGAAAAAG GTACAGGAGTTCGAGCACATCAATGGGCGCTGGTCTATGCCGGAGCTGATGCCTGACCCCAGTGCTGACTCCAAGCGCTCCTCCAGAGCCTCCTCTCCTACCAAAACATCTCCCACCACTCCGGAAGCCTCGGCTGCAAATAGTCCTTGCACCTCGAAACCTG CTACTCCAGCTCCCAGTGAGAAAGGAGATGGCATAAGGACACctctggagaaggatgaagcagaAAACCAGGAGGAGAAGCCAGAAAAGAATAGCAGGATTGGGGAGAAGATGGAGACAGAG GCTGatacccccagcccagccccatccCTGGGAGAGCGGCTGGAGCCAAGGAAGATGCCTCTAGAGGATGAGGTGCCAGGGGTAACTGGAGAGATGGAGCCTGAACCTGGGTACCGGGGGGACAGAGAGAAGTCAG CCTCAGAGTCGACGCCAGGAGAGAGGGGGGAGGAGAAGCCGATGGATGGACAGGAACACAGGGAGAGGCCGGAGGGGGAAACAGGGGATTTGGGCAAGAGAG AAGATGTGAAAGGGGACCGGGAGCTTCGGCCTGGGCCTCCTCGAGATGAGCCACGGTCCAATGGGCGACGtgaggagaaggcagagaaaccGCGGTTCATGTTCAACATTGCAGATGGTGGCTTCACAG AGCTTCACACGCTGTGGCAGAATGAGGAGCGGGCAGCTATTTCCTCGGGGAAACTCAACGAGATATGGCACCGAAGACACGACTATTGGCTCCTGGCTGGGATTGTCCT CCATGGCTACGCACGGTGGCAGGACATCCAGAATGATGCTCAGTTTGCCATTATCAATGAGCCATTTAAAACTGAAGCCAATAAGGGGAACTTTCTGGAGATGAAAAATAAGTTCCTGGCCCGGAGATTCAAG CTCCTGGAGCAGGCGCTGGTGATTGAGGAGCAGCTGCGGCGGGCGGCCTACCTGAACCTGTCACAGGAGCCGGCGCACCCCGCCATGGCCCTCCACGCCCGCTTCGCCGAGGCCGAGTGCCTGGCCGAGAGCCACCAGCACCTCTCCAAGGAGTCGCTGGCGGGGAACAAGCCGGCCAACGCCGTCCTGCACAAGGGTAAGGGCCGCGGCGGCCCCGCGCGGGGGAGGGCCCACAACGCTGC TTCTGAACCAGCTGGAGGAGTTGCTGAGCGACATGAAGGCGGACGTGACCCGCCTGCCAGCCACGCTGTCCCGAATACCCCCCATCGCAGCCCGCCTTCAGATGTCCGAGCGCAGCATCCTCAGCCGGCTGGCCAGCAAGGGCACGGAGCCTCACCCCACACCG GCCTTCCCCCCGGGTCCGTACGCTACACCTCCGGGGTACGGGGCGGCCTTCAGCGCCGCACCCGTCGGGGCCCTGGCCGCCGCAGGCGCCAATTACAGCCAGATGCCAGCAGGGTCCTTCATCACAG CCGCCACCAACGGCCCTCCAGTGCTggtgaagaaggagaaggaaatggtggggGCACTGGTGGCAGACGGGCTGGATCGGAAGGAGCCCCGAACCGGGGAGGTGATCTGTATAGACGACTGACCGGATCCCAGGCCTGCCCTTCACCCAGGTCCCGGCCCCGAGGTCGACCCCCAGCTCAGGCTCCGGGGCCTGCTGCCAATTCTCCACCTTCCCCACCCCTTGGGCCACCACTGGGCTAG